Sequence from the Phaeodactylum tricornutum CCAP 1055/1 chromosome 20, whole genome shotgun sequence genome:
GAAGGACTCGTGCAGGGTGGCATACTCGTGTTTCGTGGAACGGAACCGCGCGCCATGTATCAAGAGCAAACGGGATCCGACGTGCCCGCAGTCGACATTGTTTCGGCACTGCAAGCCATCCGGAAGGAAGCGTAGGCACGGATCAGGACTAAAAAAGGTCGTTGAGTCGACCATTTCGAAAACCGCAGGCGAGAGTGAGAACGTGAGGTCGTACCGAGCAACGGAAGTATCACACAGCTTGCGTaattttttctctctctctctttaGAGAGCGATTTGGCTGACCGTAAATGTCGCGTGACGTGGACTGATTTGGGAAGAATGACAACGCTGACGCCGCGAGAAAGCATCTCCCGCGTTGGTGTTTGACCGCATTTCCAAGCAGACAGGCAAGGAGTACCGATCCATCCCTACTAGAGGTGTCATTAGCGTATAACCTATACTTCTAGTAGTAGGAGAGTAGAGCAGAAGAATGGTCACCCTAGACTAACGTCGACTAATGTTAGAAACGTAGGAAGCTTACAGTTCGATTCCCCACAGTACACAAACAGCCCACGACTTTTGCCAAATAAATGTTACATATCTCACCGACATTCGGACATGTCGGAGTACTATAGTTCGCGCCGGATTGGAACAGATTTCGTAGAAAGGTTTGTGCGGTGATGAGAGCCGTGTGTGATAGCCGTCGTTGTACCCGAACGTGTTGTTTGCGATGGCTGGCTGACGGTAACGGTGAGTGCACGGAACGAGGTATCGACTCGAGACGACTCCTACTTGCCATTGATCCGTACCTACAGCAATCGTCGTCGATCATGATGAGTTCTGCCGACAAGCAATCCGTCCTACGGGAAGAAAAAGGTTCCAAACGACGACTTTCGTGCTTTCTACAAAACCTCCAGCGGAAGAACACGAAACAAACCCAACGACGGCGTTCGTTGCCGCTCACCCGTGATATCTCTCGTCACGATGCCGATCCCAACCGCGATTCCAATCCAAACGGAGGAATACCACGATTGGAGACTTACGCTTCTACGGTACTTCAATCCAACGAGGCGGCGATGccggtcgtcgtcggagacGCTAGgacaacaacatcaaccgCAACCGCTAGTACTGTTACTCACGACGACAGTGGTACGCCAGAGCAGGAGCACCGCACCGCAACCACGCCTCCCGATGCGTGCACGGACTCCGCCAACGCTACTGATACGGTAGCCGAAGACGAATGGGCCTGTCCACAGTGTACACTACGGAATCGATTGCGAAGCAAACGCTGTCAAGCGTGTGCTTGTCGACGTCCGCCGTCGTCAGTGGACGCATCGTACCTCGCAataccgtcgtcgtcgtcagcTCCAGCCGTCACACACCGTCGGGACACTCGAAACAAATCTTCGCCTTCGTCAGGAACTACCGCCTCTTTGGTGGATGCGGGGTGCGACGCCACCGCGGCTCGGGAAAACAAAGGCACACCCCCTACCACCAGTGCACagaacaaaaggaaaagtcCCGACTCGACGAAACTGTCGTCGCCGcccaagaagcaaaaagttAGACAAGCCACTACCAATAAGACTACACCGCGATCTCCCACAACCATTCCTGTTAGACAGACTACCGCGGCGGAAGCCCCACGTTCATTGCTTACGTCGATAGAGGAATCAAAGTACCATTCCGGAACTGCTTTTCAGCAAAGACAGTCTCCACAAATAAATACGACCTACACGTCTCAGAACACCCATGTCTGGGACGCCGCTCGAAAGTTGACGAAACAACAAGGTGAGTTAATTCAACAGCAACACTTATCCATTGTCGATATGCAACAACGGATGGCTGTCTTAAGCGACCGACACGACGAACTGGTTCAACTCCTACACGAGTTGCGGGCCCAACAAGGTGCGCCACTGTTCAGCACGGATCCAGTGGGTTCCACAATTACCCCAGGCTTGGACGACTCTCGTACTATAGCACACTCTCGGCTAAAGAAACCGACCGACTTGGCGTTCGAGCCCTCAACGCAAACGCTGTCTCAATCGTTGTCCCAAGTTTCCCCCACTATCGAATCACCTATTCTTTCGGAAGGCTCTCAGACGATGGACCCAAACGAACTTTCCTTCTCCCAGCTCTACTCAAGAACAAAGGGAGTTCCTTTCCCTCCGCCATCCCCGGGTGCCTCATCAAGTACCGCACATCTCACTTCCCAAGACATGCTCGCTTCCCAGACCGTATGCGTGACAACAAATGCTAGTGCTTTTGCCTCTTTGGagaccatttcttcgaaagcaaATAGGTTGTCTCGCCTCCAGACCACAGAGGCTACAGCTGGCTCCGACTACGGTTCCTCCAATACGCACCAGGACAGTGCTCGTCGTGATTCGCAACTACAGAGGAAAGTCAACAACATACCTTTGGGAACGGCAACCAATCGCAAAATGCCAACGGCAACTCCCGGAAACCATTCCACGACTTGGATT
This genomic interval carries:
- a CDS encoding predicted protein produces the protein MRAVCDSRRCTRTCCLRWLADGNGECTERGIDSRRLLLAIDPYLQQSSSIMMSSADKQSVLREEKGSKRRLSCFLQNLQRKNTKQTQRRRSLPLTRDISRHDADPNRDSNPNGGIPRLETYASTVLQSNEAAMPVVVGDARTTTSTATASTVTHDDSGTPEQEHRTATTPPDACTDSANATDTVAEDEWACPQCTLRNRLRSKRCQACACRRPPSSVDASYLAIPSSSSAPAVTHRRDTRNKSSPSSGTTASLVDAGCDATAARENKGTPPTTSAQNKRKSPDSTKLSSPPKKQKVRQATTNKTTPRSPTTIPVRQTTAAEAPRSLLTSIEESKYHSGTAFQQRQSPQINTTYTSQNTHVWDAARKLTKQQGELIQQQHLSIVDMQQRMAVLSDRHDELVQLLHELRAQQGAPLFSTDPVGSTITPGLDDSRTIAHSRLKKPTDLAFEPSTQTLSQSLSQVSPTIESPILSEGSQTMDPNELSFSQLYSRTKGVPFPPPSPGASSSTAHLTSQDMLASQTVCVTTNASAFASLETISSKANRLSRLQTTEATAGSDYGSSNTHQDSARRDSQLQRKVNNIPLGTATNRKMPTATPGNHSTTWISNRSARTFLKDLDVTDEAASRAKCSEHPTWEKSRNDQRMTRRRTYGGADSRKDALWDDEDGVVGCEHSQKPTFAYQETVRCRAQRQNLPCHDCTECRRFLEILREQGHDLSQTNEPLQYSRHRASFTPPETPADFWELDFIDEKRQREKEEAEQASASMERNKGKI